A window of Kyrpidia spormannii genomic DNA:
AACACTCCGATGGCGATGGAACGCATTGCTTTCATGTCCACACCTTCTTCCGGCGTTTGACATGATTTTGTCACAAAATGAGGGGTTTGTAAAGCAGGAAATTGCTAGACGGGAAGGTGGCGAAGATGCCGATGTTCGGCCCGAAAGGGTGAGCCCTTGAAACGGCACACCCGGGCGGGCCAGGGCGAATCCGGGGCGAAAACGGGCATTTATTTCGAGCCGGCAGTACCGGTATGATAGATCTAGCGACAAAGCGTCGTAAGGTGAGAGGAGGAGCGTGAACGAGATGGGTCACAGTTCGGTCAAGAAAGGGGTTTTCGTGTCTCTGGGGGTGGCGGCTCTCTTGGCTGGCCCGGTGGTGCCCGCTGTGGCGGCGGGGGCCGTGCCGATTGTACCCGGGGGCCCCGGGGGACCCGGCCTTCCGGTGAGCGGCACACCCGGCGGCGTGGCCTCGACCCCCGGTGGCGGCGTGGTCCAGGCACCGCCGAAAGATGCTCGGGTTTCCATCGATGCTGCAAAACAGAAAGTGATGGATGCGTTCGGATTTCGCGTTACGCCGGACATGACGTTTAATTATTCGTTCATGTCCGGGGCGCCGGACGGCAGACGCCGCTGGAACCTCAGTTGGCAGACCCCTCCCTTTCAAGGGGGGCCGGGCGACAGCTACAATGCCTCGGTGGACGCGGACAGCGGTGCGATCCTGTCTTATCAGCATTGGAAGGGCAAAGATCAAGCGTTTCCACCGACCGTGACCCGGGAACAGGCCCGGGAAACGGCCCTCGACCTCGTCAAAAAACTGCAGCCGGTGGAATCCCAGCAGATTACCGCCTGGCCGGTTCAGGAGGCCATGGGGCCGCAGGGCTTGTTGGGGTTTGTCTTTGCCTTTGCCCGGGTGCAGGACGGTGTGCCGTTTCCGTCCAACGGTTTTCGAGTGATGATCAGCCCGGACGGCCAGGTGAGCTCGTACGATTTTGTGTGGTCGACGAATGTCCTGTTTCCGGGCAGCAAGCCGGCGCTGGGCGAGGGGCAGGCTCAGGCGACGTTGGCCAACACCCTGCGGGTGAGCGCTCATTACATACCGGATCCCAGTAAATGGGCGGGGGTGGCTCAGGTGCGCATGGTGTATCAGGCCAATGTTGCGGCCTCCACCATCACGCCGGGCCTGGGCTATGCTCCGGTGGGCCCGATGGTCTTGGATGCGTCGAGCGCCCAGTGGATCGACGGCAACGGGAACTCGCTTTCGGTACCCGACGCTCCGACCCCGACCCCGCTGATGCCGGGCGGCCCCGAGGTTCCCACATTCTTCAGCAAGCCCCTCGATGAAAGCGCAGCCGAGCGCATTGCCCGCTCGCTCTCCGAGCTTTCGACTTCAGCCACCCTGGTCACCAGCAATCTCAACGACGGCGGCCGGGGCCAGCATCCCACGTGGACCTTCACCTTTACGGAACCGGATAACACGTCGGTGAACGTGGGCGTCGATGCCATGAGCGGCGAGGTCGTTTCATTCAACACCGGGCGCCCGATACCGATGAATGAGAAGAGTGCGGCGGGTCCCCCGGCGGTGACTGCGGACCAGGCGCGGCGGGTGGCGCTCGACTTCTTGAAACGTGTATTGCCGAACCGGCTTGGGGCGCTGGCCGTACCCGAGAACCAGCCTGAGGACGGACCGATTCTCTTCAACAAATCGATGGCGGGACCCATGATTCCGGCCGGGCCGGCGATCGTCAAACCCCCGATTGCCCAGAATTACGTGGTCAATGCCCTCCACCTCCACCACGGGGTGATCGACGATCTCTCTAACGTCAGCGTTTCTGTGGACAAAACCACCGGGCAGGTCACGAACTACTATGCCCGGTTTGCCGACGATCCAGGAATGGGCATCAATTATCCGGAAGGACAGCCCAAACCGAGCGAGCAGGCCAGGCAGGCCTATCTGAACGCGATCCACATGACCCTGGCCTATGTCCAGTTGATGCAACCGAACAGCGGCGAGCCCGGCCCGGTGCGCTTGGTTTACGTGCCGGTCAGCGATGCGCCGCTCATCGGATGGGATGCCCTCACAGGCCAGTGGATCCAGCCGTTCGGCGCACAGCCCGGCAACGTAAACCTGGATGAGATCCGCGGCCACTGGGCGGAAAAAGAACTGAGCGCTCTCTTTCAAGCGGGGATTATGCAGCCCGTGAACGGAAAGATCGCGCCGGATCAACCCATCACCCGGGGGGATTTTGTGGCGGCGTTGATGCGGGCGGTCTCTCCTTACGGCGGCCCGATCCCGGATATGCCGAGTTTTGAGGATGTTCCTTCCAACCACCCGGATTACCCCTATATTGAGTGGGCGTTGCAGCGGGGATGGATCGACGCCGGGAAGCAGTTTCATCCGGATGAACCGTTGACCCGGATCGCCATGGCCGACATCCT
This region includes:
- a CDS encoding S-layer homology domain-containing protein encodes the protein MGHSSVKKGVFVSLGVAALLAGPVVPAVAAGAVPIVPGGPGGPGLPVSGTPGGVASTPGGGVVQAPPKDARVSIDAAKQKVMDAFGFRVTPDMTFNYSFMSGAPDGRRRWNLSWQTPPFQGGPGDSYNASVDADSGAILSYQHWKGKDQAFPPTVTREQARETALDLVKKLQPVESQQITAWPVQEAMGPQGLLGFVFAFARVQDGVPFPSNGFRVMISPDGQVSSYDFVWSTNVLFPGSKPALGEGQAQATLANTLRVSAHYIPDPSKWAGVAQVRMVYQANVAASTITPGLGYAPVGPMVLDASSAQWIDGNGNSLSVPDAPTPTPLMPGGPEVPTFFSKPLDESAAERIARSLSELSTSATLVTSNLNDGGRGQHPTWTFTFTEPDNTSVNVGVDAMSGEVVSFNTGRPIPMNEKSAAGPPAVTADQARRVALDFLKRVLPNRLGALAVPENQPEDGPILFNKSMAGPMIPAGPAIVKPPIAQNYVVNALHLHHGVIDDLSNVSVSVDKTTGQVTNYYARFADDPGMGINYPEGQPKPSEQARQAYLNAIHMTLAYVQLMQPNSGEPGPVRLVYVPVSDAPLIGWDALTGQWIQPFGAQPGNVNLDEIRGHWAEKELSALFQAGIMQPVNGKIAPDQPITRGDFVAALMRAVSPYGGPIPDMPSFEDVPSNHPDYPYIEWALQRGWIDAGKQFHPDEPLTRIAMADILVREQGYQDLTKVTGIFQNPYSDMSGRSDRELADAAVVTGLGLMRGSDGKFLPDDPASRAQAAVVLYRLLELK